In Deinococcus irradiatisoli, the genomic stretch CTGCCACGGTTGATCGAGACTGGGCATCTCGCCGGGCGTGAAGCCGCGCTGGCGAAGCGTCTGTGCCTCGGCACTGCCAACGTCGCCCCGGGCGTTGATCAGCTGCCACCGGCCTTCCCGGATCTCCCAGTAGGAGGTGTAGCCGGGCGGCAGCAACGACAGCACCAGGTCCATCACCTGATCGATCAGGTGATGCGGGCCGTTGGGCATGGTCAGGTCGCGGGTCAGCTCGGCGACTCCTTCGAGCGCCAACGTCTGCGCGTGCAGTTCGGCGTTCTGCTGCTCGAGGCGCCGGGCCTGCTCAGCACGTTCCAGGGCCAGCCCGAGACTGCGGCCCACCGCCTGGAAGATCTTCTTCTCCCGCTCGGCCCAGACCGCCGACATGCGGGAACCAGCCAGCAACACGCTCTGCAGTTCACCCGCCACGAAGTAGGGATAGCCCGCCACGGCCTGGAAGATCGCCGACTCGCCAAACAGCAGCGGCGTGTCTCTCCAGTGGTCGATGAAGGCCGCGGTGTTCGCCTGAAGCAGCTTGGCGATGCCGGAAGTCTGCAGGGTGAAGCCGTCCTGGAGCAGTGCCAGAAGGGTCGGGTCCGCTGAGGGATTCCAGATGGTGGCCTTGAACAGCTCACCCTCGCGTTCGACGTAGGCCACTTCCACGTCACAGGTGTCCTGGAGGAGCAGCATGGCCTGCTGCACCAACACACGGACCTCGGTCTGGCTGCCAACTGCCTCTGTGAAGGCGACAAAGATCTCGAGCGCGGTCCGTTCCTCTTCGAGCTGCTGGGTGCGTTCCTTGACACGGGCCTCGAGCTGCCGGGTGGCCTGGGCGCGGCCGAGCGCCACGGCGCACTGGGCAGAGAGGATCTTCAAGAAGCGGCGCTCGGGAGAGGTGAAGTGGTGCGGCTGACTGAAGTCGAGCACGATGACGCCAAGGGGCTGGTGGTCCAGGAACATCGGTAGGACCGCGTTGGCCACAGCCGAGAGTTTCCCCGTGCGGCCCTCGAGCTCGGGGTACGCCGCCCTGAGCTCACCCTCATGCTCGAAGTACATCGCCTCGCCCATCCGCAGGATGTCCGAGATCAGCTGGTGGTCTTCGATGGCGCTTTCCTGCCAGACGGTGAGCGTGACGTCCTCGTAACCCTGACTCCCACCGATCTTGAGCTGCTGGTCGGTCTGGTCCACCAGCAGGACGATCCCAGCGATGGCCCCAAGCGCCTGTACGGCCGGCGTAAGGATGATCTCGATGACTTCTCGCTGAGTGGTGGTCGCGGCCAGCGCCTCGGTGATCGCCTGCAGGTGCTCCGCCAGCGGCGTGAAGGGCTCTGGATCGGCGTGTGGCGGCGAAGTCATACCTCAAGGTAGCGGTTTGCGGTCGCAGGGGGATGGTGCAAAAACGGTCGTTTGCGCACCATCTCCACCGGTGTGGCCTAGCGCAGCTCGCCGACTTGCACAAACCTGTTGCCAAACCTTCTCGAAAGGCGATCTCTTTGCGCATGCTCATCGACTCTGCCCGCGTCAGCACGCAGCTCGGCCAGGACTCCGCCATGCAGGTGCAGGTCCTGCGCGCCGCCGGAGTGGAGCGCGTCTTCGAGGAGCACGCCTTGGGCGGCCGCTGGGACCGGCCGGAACTGCGCCGCTTGCTCGACACCCTGCGCCCTGGGGACGTGCTGGTGGTCTGGAAGCTCGACCGGCTGGGCCGCAGTCTCAAGGACCTGCTGACCCTGCTCGACCGCCTGCGGGCGCTGGAGGTGGGCTTCCGCTCGCTGACCGAGCAGATTGATACCACCACGCCGGCCGGATGATGTTGCAGATGCTGGGGGCCTTCGCCGAGTTCGAGCGCGAGATGACCCGTGAGCGTACCCGGGAGGGCCTGAGTGCCGCCCGCGCCGAGGGCCGTACCGGTGGCCGCAAGCCCAAGCTCTCGGCCATACAGCGAGCTGAGTTGGTGCGCGGGGTGCAGGAGGGCCGCTACTCGATGGCGCAGGCCGCGCGCATCTTTGAGGTCCATCCAGCGACGGTGAGCCGCCTAATGCGCAGCCAGACACCGCTCTAAAGCAAGTCCCGGTCAGGACCTACAAGATCTTGACCGGGACGGTGTGATGGTCTGTCGGACTTACTGGACGCTTTTCAAGAACGCTTGGGCGTTGAGGAGGCCGTTGCCCAGGGTGTCCGCCTTGTAGGCCGGGTTGAGCTTGCTGATGTCGGTGCCCATCAGGTCGATCTGGTTGGCCAGTTTGCCCATGAACAGCAGGTTCTGACGCTCCCCCAGGGCCAGGGCCAGGGTACCGGCCAGAACAGGTGCGGAGAAGGACGTGCCGCTGGCGACCGCGTAGCCGCCCGGCACGGCCGCCACCAGATCCACACCCGGCGCCGTGATCTCCAGATCGCGGCCATAGTTCGAAAAGCTGGCCATCTTGCTGTCACCGCCGACCGCGCCCACGTTGATGGCCCGAAGCCCGAAGTCGCCGCTCTTGCTGGCGTTGATGGCCGGGTAAGGCATCTTGTCCACCGCTTCGTTGCCGGCCGCCAGCGTCACGTAGACGCCTTTGGTCGCCGCCAGGTTCAGTACGGTGGTCAGGGTGGTGTCGACGTTGGACACCGCCGAGATGTTGATCACCTTGGCGCCCTGCAAGATGGCCCAGGTCACGGCCTTGGCGATGTTGATGCTGCTGCCGTAACCATCGGAGTCCAGCGCCCGGATCGGCAGGATGGTGGCGTTCGGGGCGACCTGCAAGATCACGCTGGCCACCGCCGTGCCGTGACCGTACGCGCCGTTGCTCAAGGTCGGCACTTCAGTGGGATTGGTGTCGCCGTTGGCGAAGTCGTACCAGCTGCCCGGTGCCGAGAGGTGGCCTTGGAGCATCGGATGCGCCGGGTCGATGCCGGTGTCGATGACGGCCACGACCACGCCCTGCCCCAAGTGCGGCGCCAGGTTCTGGGCCTCGGCGAGGTGGATGCTCTGCCACGACGGCAGGTTCTCGGCGAAGGTGCTGGGCAGACCGTCGGGACGGGTGGTGGCGTTGATCTCCTGGCCCTTGGCCCAGGCGCCGATGCGGCCTTTGGCCCAGGCACCGATGCGCCCGGAGATCTCGGCCATCTTCATGTCGCGCACGTCGCCCTGGGCCGTGAGGCGGGGAGTGTCGATCTTGCCAGCAGGGAGCGCTTGCATGACCGGCTGGCCTGTCGAGGTGGTCGTTCCGCAGCCAGTGAGCAGGGCCGCGGTGAGGAAGGGAAGACAGAGAGCGGCTTTCGGGATGGGTTTCATGGTCTTGGGTACTCCGTGCTGTAGAACCGCTTCACGTCACGCCAGTAGCAGTGCAGCGTCACCAGGGCGAGCCACGTCTCCTGTTTTTTGGTCAGCATCTTCCACCTTCCTTAGCGGTACTTGTGAATGAAGGCGTAGGCGTCGACCGATCCGTACCCGAGGTTGGAGGCGACCAGGCTGGGGTCGCTGGGCGCCCTGGCAGTGCTGTTGAGGTTGGTCATCATGGTCTTGACCGCGCCGCTGGTCAGTCCCGTCGAGACGGCCAGAGCCAACACGCCCGAAACCACCGGAGTGGAGAACGACGTGCCGGTGGCCTTGACCACCCCGCCACCGGGGAAAGCCGTCATGACATTCTCGCCCGGCGCTTCCAGCTCCAGCGACGAGCCGTAGGCACTGAAGCTGGACTTGAGGTAGCTGGCGTTGATGCTGCCCACCCCCACTGAGCCCAGGCCCTGCGACGTGGTGGTGTCAGCGTTGACGGCCGGGTAGAGCACGCTGGTGTTGCCCGTGTTCCCGGCGGCGGCAACCACCACGACATTTTGTTTCACCGCGTTCTGGATGGCCGAGTTGACGGCCGAGGAGTCGCTGCTGCTCCCCAGCGAGAGGTTGATGACCTTGGCACCCGCGCTCACGGCGTAACTGATGGCGCTGGCGATGGTGGCGGTGTCCCCGCCACCGCTGGGGTCCAGCACCCGGATCGGCAGGATGGTCGCGTTGGGGGCCACCTGCAAGACGATGTCGGCCACGGCGGTGCCGTGCCCGTAGCCGTCGGAGTAGCCGGTGGTGGCCGAGTTGACTTCCTGAGGGCTACTGTCGCCGTCGAGGTAGTCCATGGCGCCCGCGAGGTCGAGCTTGCCCTGGAAGGCCGGATGCGAGAGGTCGATGCCGGTGTCGATGACCGCCACCTTAACGCCTTTGCCGAGCTCCGGAACGAGGGTCTGGGCCTGGCTGAGGTTGATGGCGTTCCAGATCGGGACGTTGTCAGTGAAGGTGGTGGCTGCCGAGGTGGTGCCGGTCGCCCAGCTGCCGTACCCGGTGGCCCAGGTGCCGTAGCCCGAGGACCAGGTGCCGAAGCCCGTGGCCCACACGCCCACTCCCTGCTCGCTGACTTTGAACTTGACGGTGTTGGCTTCCGGCGTGGCGTTATCGTACGTGCCCTTGGTAGACGAGTTGTTGGCGACGACGGCGCTGCCCAAAGCTGGCTGGTACGAAACGATGTAGCCGCCGTACATAGACTGCAGGTTGGCCTGCGTCACGCTGGAGGTGATCGTCAGCGTGTGCAGGTACTTGTAGTTCTTCGGCAGGTTGGTCGTGGTTGTTGTCTTACTCTGAGCACTCAGTGCCGCCGAGCTCCTCGCTGGCGGCGTGCTGGGACTGCAGGCACCGAGCAGACCGAGACTCAATAGCAGGAAGGGAGTAAATGCTTTGTGGGTCTTGGACATAGCTGATCTCCTAGTAGCCTCCTGAAGCTACGATCAGGAACCCTGCCCCCGCTCGGTACCGTACCTCAGGGTCCTGTAATGCTCCATGTTGAAACAGTTCCTCTTACATGGTTCTTCTGACAGACTTCTTATACGGGTCCTGAAGTGTCAGATTTTTCACACCTCTTCAGGTCGCGGTGGGTTGGACTTCTGACTCATGTCAGTGGCAAATGTAGGAGGCAGGACAGGGCTTTTCAGGCTCGAGGTCGATCACCAGCTCACCGTTCTCGTCGTGCGTAGCTGCCCACCGCGCCTTGGCCGCCTCGCGCCGCTGGCGGTAGTACGGCAGGCCCAGCTGGGGGTTGCGCCGGACCCGCGCTTCGTAAGCCTCGTCGCTCTCGGAGGCCTGGGGCTCGTCCTCGTGGCCCGGCCCCAGGTCGGTGGGGCCTTCCTAGCGCTCACGGTCCCAGTAGACGTGCGGGTTGAAGAACTCGTCGCAGCTCACGCCGCCACCCCACTGCCGCGTACGGCCAGGACCTGCTCGAGCTCGAAAGCCACTTCCGTGCCCAGAGAGAGCTGCGGGAACTGGGGCACCGAGGAGCAGACGCGGCCGAGATAGAGGTCCCCGTCGCAGCGCACGACCTCGAGCCAGACGTCCTCCTGGATGGTCGGGGTGAAGCGGTCGGCGACCAGGACGCAGGCCTGGCTGCCGGGTACGAGGTGGCGCTGCTGACGGTACATGGGCAGGAGGGTGTACTCCGGCGTGGCGAAGGTGTTGGTGATGTCGTTGGTCATGATGTGTCTCCTTTGAGCTCGCGCTCACTGCTGTGCTTGCTGTTGGGGTTGAGGGGCGTCAGGGACGTGGCATCCTGAGGGACATGACGATACGAGACATGGACAAAGGCCGCGCCCTGGTGCTGGGCGGCGGCGGGGTGACGGGCATCGCCTGGGGACTGGGCTTCTTGATGGGTCTGATCGATGAGGGCCTGGACCTGCGAGACGCCGACCTGATCGTCGGGACCTCAGCGGGCTCGTCGGTCGGCGCTCAGATCACGACGGTCGCCTCGCTGGACCAGCTCTACGCGCGGCAGCTGGAGCCGTCCGCCGAGAAGGCGATGGCCTTTGACGCGGATGCCCTCAACCAGCTGGTGACGGCCACCGTCCAGGAAGTCGGGTTCAATGCCCAGGTGATCCGTCAGCGGATCGGCGCGATGGCCTTGGCCACGCCCAGCGTGCCGGAAGCGGAGCGCCGGGCCATCATTGCCTCGCGCCTGCCCAACCCGGTCTGGCCGAAGCAGCGCCTCAAGATCGTGGCGGTGGACGCTGAGAGCGGTGAAGAGCGCATCTTCGACAATGACTCGGGCGTGGACCTGGTGGACGCGGTGGCAGCGAGTTGCGCGGTGCCGGGGGTCTGGCCGCCCATGACGATCGGCGGGCACCGCTACATGGACGGCGGGATGCGCTCGATCACCAACGCGGACCTGGCCGGAGGTATGGGCCGGGTGCTGGTGGTGTCGCTGCTCAACTTGGAGGGCGCGCAGAGTACCCTGCCGCAGGAAGTCGCGCAGCTGGAAGCTGCTGGCTCGGCCGTGAAGGTGGTGACGCCAGACGCAGCGTCGGTGGAGGCGATCGGGCCGAACGTGCTGGACCCGGCACGGCGCAGTGCGACGGCCCAGGCGGGCCGGGCGCAGGGCCGCCTAGTGGCTGCGGAACTGAAAGGCTTCTGGGCGCCTGAGGGCTGAGGTTGAGGTCGTCGGTCATGTTGGTCTCCTTCGGTGCGATGCTTGCCGTTCGGCGTCAGATCTCGCACCGGTTCGCGGGGGTTTCCTCCGCAAGCCCCTTAGTACAAAGAGGGCGTAGACCAGAACGCCGTGATGCAGACCGTGGGCCAAGTGAAGTCGGGAGGCGAAGCCGACCCGGCGGCTGCCGCCGCCTTCTGTTTGGCCCTCCGCCCTGCGGGTTCCAGAACGGTCTGGTGTGGTATGGCTGCGGGCCGGCGACGGTGAGGATCGGGCTGGTAGGGCTCATCACCGTGGTGCTTGCAGTTCTCAAAGGGAGCAGGCAGGTCAGCCCAACCGGCCACGGCGTGGCGGCAGGCTTGGAGGCGTCGGCACGGCATCCCGGGGAGTCGGGGGGTCTCCTTGTATCTTCGTGACTTGCCGACTGCCCGGCCACGTCACGCTCACCAACGTGGTGTGGGTCAAGGGCAACGAGGCGGACCTGGTGCACATCGTCGGCTTGGACG encodes the following:
- a CDS encoding GAF domain-containing protein, with amino-acid sequence MTSPPHADPEPFTPLAEHLQAITEALAATTTQREVIEIILTPAVQALGAIAGIVLLVDQTDQQLKIGGSQGYEDVTLTVWQESAIEDHQLISDILRMGEAMYFEHEGELRAAYPELEGRTGKLSAVANAVLPMFLDHQPLGVIVLDFSQPHHFTSPERRFLKILSAQCAVALGRAQATRQLEARVKERTQQLEEERTALEIFVAFTEAVGSQTEVRVLVQQAMLLLQDTCDVEVAYVEREGELFKATIWNPSADPTLLALLQDGFTLQTSGIAKLLQANTAAFIDHWRDTPLLFGESAIFQAVAGYPYFVAGELQSVLLAGSRMSAVWAEREKKIFQAVGRSLGLALERAEQARRLEQQNAELHAQTLALEGVAELTRDLTMPNGPHHLIDQVMDLVLSLLPPGYTSYWEIREGRWQLINARGDVGSAEAQTLRQRGFTPGEMPSLDQPWQTRQPYFQDKYDPLRDQVPEMTGHMISVAMLPVLVRGEAAGVFGVGLFGYRTWSAADRALLATAVHSLGLALERAGQAHQLTTQRDRLQAANEELEAFTYSVSHDLRTPVRHISSFGELLRRALPAALDQKAERYLSVIETAAATLNELIDGMLELSRTSRQPMRTEQVDLGWLVAAVQKEVGAAEPTRRITWQVASLPTVTGDAGLLRQVITALLSNAVKYTRPRPEARIEVWAEDQGQTWAVRVRDNGVGFDPRYRDKLFTVFQRLHRQEDFAGAGVSLANARRIMARHGGLMTAEGQLDGGATFGFILPKTNG
- a CDS encoding S8 family serine peptidase; protein product: MQALPAGKIDTPRLTAQGDVRDMKMAEISGRIGAWAKGRIGAWAKGQEINATTRPDGLPSTFAENLPSWQSIHLAEAQNLAPHLGQGVVVAVIDTGIDPAHPMLQGHLSAPGSWYDFANGDTNPTEVPTLSNGAYGHGTAVASVILQVAPNATILPIRALDSDGYGSSINIAKAVTWAILQGAKVINISAVSNVDTTLTTVLNLAATKGVYVTLAAGNEAVDKMPYPAINASKSGDFGLRAINVGAVGGDSKMASFSNYGRDLEITAPGVDLVAAVPGGYAVASGTSFSAPVLAGTLALALGERQNLLFMGKLANQIDLMGTDISKLNPAYKADTLGNGLLNAQAFLKSVQ
- a CDS encoding S8 family peptidase, with protein sequence MSKTHKAFTPFLLLSLGLLGACSPSTPPARSSAALSAQSKTTTTTNLPKNYKYLHTLTITSSVTQANLQSMYGGYIVSYQPALGSAVVANNSSTKGTYDNATPEANTVKFKVSEQGVGVWATGFGTWSSGYGTWATGYGSWATGTTSAATTFTDNVPIWNAINLSQAQTLVPELGKGVKVAVIDTGIDLSHPAFQGKLDLAGAMDYLDGDSSPQEVNSATTGYSDGYGHGTAVADIVLQVAPNATILPIRVLDPSGGGDTATIASAISYAVSAGAKVINLSLGSSSDSSAVNSAIQNAVKQNVVVVAAAGNTGNTSVLYPAVNADTTTSQGLGSVGVGSINASYLKSSFSAYGSSLELEAPGENVMTAFPGGGVVKATGTSFSTPVVSGVLALAVSTGLTSGAVKTMMTNLNSTARAPSDPSLVASNLGYGSVDAYAFIHKYR
- a CDS encoding patatin-like phospholipase family protein, whose product is MTIRDMDKGRALVLGGGGVTGIAWGLGFLMGLIDEGLDLRDADLIVGTSAGSSVGAQITTVASLDQLYARQLEPSAEKAMAFDADALNQLVTATVQEVGFNAQVIRQRIGAMALATPSVPEAERRAIIASRLPNPVWPKQRLKIVAVDAESGEERIFDNDSGVDLVDAVAASCAVPGVWPPMTIGGHRYMDGGMRSITNADLAGGMGRVLVVSLLNLEGAQSTLPQEVAQLEAAGSAVKVVTPDAASVEAIGPNVLDPARRSATAQAGRAQGRLVAAELKGFWAPEG